DNA sequence from the Parasphaerochaeta coccoides DSM 17374 genome:
AGCAGACGGAATACGATTCATGGATTAGGACGGTAGGGGATGCCATCCCCGGAGCTGTAGCCCTGTACCATCTGTATGATGACGCATCAGGAAAATTCATTCCCGTAACAGGATCCCCGGCAGCTTTGGCACTGTGGGAAAGCAACAGAAACAAGCCGGAATTTGTCCGGGCAGAGGAAAGCGTCTATTATCTCGAACCGCTCATGCTCACCCAGACCTATTCAGTGGACGCGTCCCTTGATCCTGGAGTTCTCAGCGGCAGTCGTGTCCGGGTGGCCTTCATCCCTGTAGAAGATGAATCCGGATTCGGGACAGAAGGCGCTGTCATGATCATGATTCCTGATGTTGCTTCGTCCGGTTATCTCAGTCTGCTGAGGACGCTGCTCATAGGATTTGCCGTAATATTCGTCGGTATCATGTTCGTTCTTATGTTTACCCGTGATCCGGTAACCGGATTCATGGTTCTCGGATTATTCGCCATTGTGTTTATTTTCATTGCGTTTCCTCTGTTGGAGGCAATAAGGCTTTCCTTCACCCGTGATGGACATTTCTCATGGCAGACATGGAAAGATACCTTGTCACCGACCTATCTGGTGGCGTTGTGGGGTTCTCTCCGCCTTGGCTTCCTGACAGCAACAATCTCCACTGTCCTGGGGTATCTGTTCGCCTTCCTTGTGGAACGGACATCGTTCAAGAAAAAGAAGTTGATGACCACGCTGGCTACCATGCCGGTCATCTCGCCGCCGTTCTCGCTTTCTCTTTCCATCATCCTTCTTTTTGGGAACAACGGGCTCATTTCCAGACAGATACTTCATCTCAATACATCAATGTACGGACTGGGTGGTCTGACTCTGGTAGAAGTCATCGGCATGTTTCCCATAGCATTCCTGACAATCAGCGGAGTGCTCCGGCAAATAGATTCTACTGTCGAGGATGCGTCCCTTGACTTGCAGGCGACTCGCTTTCAGACATTCCGTTCCATCACACTGCCGTTGTCCGTACCCGGAATCCTCAGCGCATGGCTTCTGGTGTTCACCAATTCCCTGGCGGACTTCGCCAATCCCCTGTTGCTCGCTGGCGATTATCGCGTCTTGTCTACCGAAGCCTACATGCTGGTCACGGGACGGAGTAATCTGGGGGCAGGAGCGGCGTTGTCATTCCTTCTGCTGATGCCTACGCTCTCGGCGTTTCTGATACAACGGTTCTGGGTATCCCGAAAGAGCTATGTCACGGTGACGGGCAAACCGTCAACTGTACTCACTGAACTGACCGCGCCTGCCGTCCGCAAGACTTTGACAGTCATTGCGTGGTCGGTTCTCGGCTTCATCGCTGCTTTGTACCTGACTATCGTCGCGGGATGCTTTGTCCGCAACTGGGGCATAGACTACTCATTCACGCTGGACAACTGGGGAGAAGCCCTGCGCCGCGGATGGACAAGTATCCGCAATACGGTAATGCTTGCAAGTATAGCCACTCCTATTGCGGGGCTGCTTGCCATGATGGCGGCCATGCTCATTGTGCGCAAGAAATTCCCCTTTAAACGGATACTTGAGATGTTGATTATGAGTCCTTATGCCATACCGGGAACACTAATTGGTATCAGCTATATCCTGGCGTTCAACAAACCGCCCATTCTCCTGGTGGGGACAGGGGCCATCATTGTAATCAACTATGTGATTCGCGAGCTGCCGGTCGGCCTTGAGAACGGAATCACCGCGCTTCACCAGATTGATCCGGCCATTGAGGAGGCTGCGGCTGATTTGGGAGCTGATGTCACCACAGTGTTCAGGACCGTTGTCCTGCCTCTTGTCCGTCCTGCGTTCATCTCCAGCATGTCATATACTTTCGTGCGGTCGATGACTGCGGTAAGCGCCATCATATTCCTGATATCGGCACGGTGGAACCATCTGACTGTCCTGATTTTCAATTTCTCGGAAAACCTGAGGTTCGGGCTGGCAAGTGTTCTGTCCACAGTTCTGATTGTAATTGTTCTGGGAGTGTTCGCCCTGATGCAGGTGCTGGTCAAGGACGACAAGCTCATGCAGAAATCTATTTCTACCCGGTGAGGTGCAGTATATGGAAAAGAAAAGTGTTTCAGTAACTCTGCAACATGTGACCAAAAGGTTCAAGAATACCAGGGGC
Encoded proteins:
- a CDS encoding ABC transporter permease; amino-acid sequence: MLSKKKIIQFLVASIIFVIAVIWLYNQLSTNFMTYAENRDFKEMTLFARTAPDEFEQTEYDSWIRTVGDAIPGAVALYHLYDDASGKFIPVTGSPAALALWESNRNKPEFVRAEESVYYLEPLMLTQTYSVDASLDPGVLSGSRVRVAFIPVEDESGFGTEGAVMIMIPDVASSGYLSLLRTLLIGFAVIFVGIMFVLMFTRDPVTGFMVLGLFAIVFIFIAFPLLEAIRLSFTRDGHFSWQTWKDTLSPTYLVALWGSLRLGFLTATISTVLGYLFAFLVERTSFKKKKLMTTLATMPVISPPFSLSLSIILLFGNNGLISRQILHLNTSMYGLGGLTLVEVIGMFPIAFLTISGVLRQIDSTVEDASLDLQATRFQTFRSITLPLSVPGILSAWLLVFTNSLADFANPLLLAGDYRVLSTEAYMLVTGRSNLGAGAALSFLLLMPTLSAFLIQRFWVSRKSYVTVTGKPSTVLTELTAPAVRKTLTVIAWSVLGFIAALYLTIVAGCFVRNWGIDYSFTLDNWGEALRRGWTSIRNTVMLASIATPIAGLLAMMAAMLIVRKKFPFKRILEMLIMSPYAIPGTLIGISYILAFNKPPILLVGTGAIIVINYVIRELPVGLENGITALHQIDPAIEEAAADLGADVTTVFRTVVLPLVRPAFISSMSYTFVRSMTAVSAIIFLISARWNHLTVLIFNFSENLRFGLASVLSTVLIVIVLGVFALMQVLVKDDKLMQKSISTR